The Leptospira sp. WS60.C2 genome includes the window TTTACTGGGATTTTTGGAAAGAGGAAAGTTATCAGTCACTTCCAGAAGAAACAAAAGCAAATTTATTTCCCTTGTCACAACTCCATATATCAGAAGAAGAGAAACATTGGCGAGAGGCAGGCGAAGCGATCATTGAAATTTTCGAAACATTTTCTTCTATGGTTCCATGTGCAGAAGATTTGGGTTCCGTACCTTCCTTCATTCGTGATTCTTTATATGAAAGGCAAATGATTGGAATTGATGTAGTTCGTTGGACGAAATCGTTTACGACAGGTCAATTTATCGACGAAGACCATTATCGTGAAAATGCAATTTCTGTTTTATCTACACATGATACGAGTTTGGTGATGGATTGGTGGAAAAATGAAGGAGACCAAGAAGAAAAACTACAATTTTTCTTTGACCGTCTTGGAAAACCAAGACCAGAAACAGAAGACCAAGTTTTGGAATCACTTTTGGATTTTGCCTTCCAAACCAAAAGTATCTTCAGTATCCAACTCTTTCAGGATTTGGCCTTGGGTGTTCCCGATGTGTTACAAAATCCAGAAAAACATCGGATCAATTTGCCTGGGACTTCTGATAAAGACAATTGGACCTATCGTTTTCCCATCTTAATCGAAGACTTTGCGGAAGATTTCCAAAGGAATTTTACCCTTCGTAAATTTGTGAATTCCTCAGGACGAAATTAGAATTTTTTTAAATTTTGACAGATTCATTCAAGTGGATGTGCAAAAGATTTGTTACACTAAACTCCTATTCTGGAGGTTCCCCGTTTGAGATTTGCAAAAGAAATGGCATTTTATTCTGCCTACCATCAAGAAAAACGAAACGTTTGGATTCATGTTCTAGGTGTTCCGACGATTACATTCACTTTGTTTGTGGTTCTCAGTCGTTTTTCCGTATTTGAGTTCAATGGAGTTTCAGTTTCTGCATCTCTTCTGTTTACCTTGGGAGTTCTCGGGTATTATTACACCTTAGATGTGTTTTTTGCGTTCATAGCAACACTGTTATTTGGTAGTTTGTTTGTAACTGCAGAATGGATTACGGCACAACTTCCATCTCAAATGGCTTGGACTATTTTCGGACTCGGGCAGGTCATTGGTTGGGGTTCCCAGTTTTATGGACATTTTGTA containing:
- a CDS encoding DUF962 domain-containing protein; the protein is MRFAKEMAFYSAYHQEKRNVWIHVLGVPTITFTLFVVLSRFSVFEFNGVSVSASLLFTLGVLGYYYTLDVFFAFIATLLFGSLFVTAEWITAQLPSQMAWTIFGLGQVIGWGSQFYGHFVFEKSRPALFDNLFQALVSAPLFVVADVFFELGYRLDLKKAVEDELKQKGVWKDFSVHKTA